GAGCACTGTTGTAGGTTCTTCCGGAAAATTAACGGTAATACCATTTGTCATTGCCATCGATAGTGCCATCATTTGTTCACCAATCCAAGCCAATGGTAAAAATGATAAATACTCATCATCTGCATGTAATGGATCAATCTCTGATAAACTTTTACCCATTTCTAGTAAATTTTCATAGGATAGCATTGTTCCTTTCGGATTTCCAGTTGTTCCCGATGTGTATGAGAGGATTGCTATATCTTCGTATTTTCCTAATTTCAGTTCATTTTCATAGTAATTTTTGTTTTCTTTTTCAAATTCAATTCCAAACTTCTGCACTTGTTTAAACGTGTATAGCTTAGGGTGATTATAATTCCTCATTCCACGTTCATCATAGTAAATGATTGCTTTTACATGAGTAATTTCATCTTCCACTTCAAGTAATTTATCTACTTGTTCTTGATCTTCAACGACGACAACTTGTGCATGACAATCATTTAATACATAAGCAATTTCATTTGGTAATGATTCTTGATAAATTCCAACTGATATTCCTCCAAGACTTTGTGCTGCTAACTCGGAGAAAATCCACTCTGGTCTGTTGTCACCAATAATAGCTAACTTATCATCTCTCTTAAAGCCGAGTGAAGCTAGTCCTAAAGCAAGTGATTTTACATTGTCAAAATAATCAACCCATGAAAATTCATTCCATATACCGTAATCTTTTTCACGTAAGGCAGTCTTTTTCGCCATCGTTTCTTTATTCTCAGCAAGCATTTGCGGTATTGTAAGCTTAGGCATTTTTTCCCCTCCTCTAACCGACTTGTTCTTCGCCAAGGTATGCTTCAATTACTTTTGGATTGTTTTGAATTTCTTCAGGTGTACCATAGCCAATTAGCTTTCCAAAATCTAAAACTGCTATATGATCGGATAAATCCATAACTACACCCATGTCGTGTTCAATAAGTACGACAGTAGCTCCGCGCTCTTCATGAAGATCAATAATAAATCGTGCCATATCTTCTTTTTCTTCACTATTCATTCCAGCCATCGGCTCATCTAATAAAATGATTTTCGGATCTAAAGCTAATGCTCGTCCAACTTCAACACGTTTTTGCAACCCATAAGACAACATCCCTACCGGTTTGTTGCGGACGTGTTCTATTTCTAAAAAATCAATTACATCTTCGACAGCTTTGCGATGTTCTATTTCTTCCTTTTGCGCTTTTCCCCAAAATAGCCCACCGGATAAGACGCCCGTGTTCATTAAGACATGCCTACCTAACATAAGGTTTTCTAATACTGTCATATGGGAAAATAATTCGATATTTTGAAAAGCTCTGGCGATTCCTAACCCGGCCCGCTTATAAGCTTTCACATCAGTAATCTCTTTCCCTTCAAAGTGGATTGATCCACTTGTCGGTTTATATAACCCACTAATACAATTCAACATACTTGTCTTCCCTGCACCATTAGGACCAATTAAAGAAAAAATTTCTCCTTCTTCAATCCGATAACTAACATCGCTCAATGC
Above is a window of Lottiidibacillus patelloidae DNA encoding:
- a CDS encoding ABC transporter ATP-binding protein, with the translated sequence MAILECRNISLQFGGVSALSDVSYRIEEGEIFSLIGPNGAGKTSMLNCISGLYKPTSGSIHFEGKEITDVKAYKRAGLGIARAFQNIELFSHMTVLENLMLGRHVLMNTGVLSGGLFWGKAQKEEIEHRKAVEDVIDFLEIEHVRNKPVGMLSYGLQKRVEVGRALALDPKIILLDEPMAGMNSEEKEDMARFIIDLHEERGATVVLIEHDMGVVMDLSDHIAVLDFGKLIGYGTPEEIQNNPKVIEAYLGEEQVG